A section of the Acanthopagrus latus isolate v.2019 chromosome 20, fAcaLat1.1, whole genome shotgun sequence genome encodes:
- the naglu gene encoding alpha-N-acetylglucosaminidase isoform X2: protein MEIIETKRFRYYQNVCTVSYSFVWWDWPRWEREIDWMALNGINLPLAFTGQEALWQEVYRALGLNQSEIEEFFAGPAFLAWNRMGNMFKFGGPLPQSWHVNQLSLQFKILERMRSFGMIPVLPAFSGNIPPGILRLYPKANVTRLGPWAQFNCSFSCSYILDPRDPLFLQIGSLYLSQVVKQFGTDHIYNTDTFNEMIPPSSDPAYLSAVSRSVFATMTAVDPQAIWLMQGWLFFSAAWFWKPAQIQALLHGVPLGRMIVLDLFAETEPIFSYTQSFYGQPFIWCMLQNFGGNSGLFGAVESINSGPFNALHFPNSTLVGIGMTPEGIEQNPVMFELMSELAWRKEPVNLSKWASLYAARRYGSTQENLTVAWRLLFASVYNCTVPHYRNHNHSPLVRRPSFHMNIDRWYDPADLYKAWKLIIEAAPSLMSKETFRYDLVDVTRQVLQVLTSSFYQDITDAFHKQKLPELLTAGGVLLYDLLPELNRLLNSDRNFLLGTWLERARSFALDEKEAQLYDMNARNQLTLWGPSGEILDYASKEWGGLMEDYYGQRWGLFVNTLVECLDSGRPFKQDAFNQAVFQIEKGFTYNSRRYPTKPQGDTYEIARRIFLKYYPQALKRL from the exons ATGGAAATTATCGAGACCAAAAG ATTCCGGTATTACCAGAACGTCTGCACTGTCAGCTACTCCTTTGTGTGGTGGGACTGGCCAAGATGGGAGAGAGAAATCGATTGGATGGCGCTCAATGGAATCAACCTGCCGCTGGCTTTCACTGGCCAAGAGGCCCTGTGGCAAGAG GTCTACCGAGCTCTTGGGTTAAACCAGTCAGAGATTGAGGAGTTCTTCGCTGGCCCGGCGTTTCTGGCCTGGAACCGCATGGGGAACATGTTCAAGTTCGGTGGGCCTCTGCCCCAGTCCTGGCATGTGAACCAGCTCTCTCTCCAG tttaaGATCTTAGAGCGAATGAGATCCTTCGGTATGATTCCTGTGCTGCCGGCCTTCTCTGGGAACATTCCCCCAGGAATCCTCAG GTTGTATCCTAAAGCCAATGTAACCAGACTGGGGCCGTGGGCTCAGTTCAACTGCAGCTTCTCATGCTCCTATATCTTAGACCCTCGAGACCCGCTTTTCCTCCAGATCGGCTCCCTCTATCTGTCCCAGGTGGTGAAGCAGTTTGGTACAGATCACATCTACAACACAGACACCTTCAATGAGATGATTCCACCTTCCTCTGACCCCGCCTACCTGTCTGCAGTCAGTCGCTCTGTCTTTGCCACAATGACTGCAG ttgaCCCTCAGGCAATTTGGCTGATGCAAGGCTGGCTGTTCTTCAGTGCTGCCTGGTTCTGGAAGCCAGCCCAGATTCAGGCCCTACTACATGGAGTGCCCCTTGGACGAATGATCGTGCTGGATCTGTTTGCTGAGACGGAGCCAATTTTCTCCTACACCCAGTCTTTCTATGGACAGCCTTTCATCTGGTGCATGTTGCAGAACTTTGGGGGTAACAGTGGATTGTTTGGCGCAGTGGAGAGCATCAATTCAGGGCCTTTCAATGCCTTACATTTCCCAAACTCCACTCTGGTGGGCATAGGCATGACACCCGAGGGCATTGAGCAGAATCCTGTGATGTTCGAGTTGATGAGCGAGCTGGCCTGGCGCAAGGAGCCGGTCAACTTGTCCAAGTGGGCGTCGCTGTATGCAGCGCGACGCTACGGCAGCACACAAGAGAATCTGACGGTTGCATGGAGGCTCCTGTTTGCCAGCGTTTACAACTGCACGGTGCCACATTACCGAAACCACAACCACAGCCCACTGGTGCGCCGGCCTTCCTTTCACATGAATATTGACAGGTGGTATGACCCAGCTGACCTGTACAAGGCCTGGAAACTGATTATCGAGGCTGCTCCGTCTCTCATGTCCAAAGAGACTTTCCGGTACGATCTCGTGGATGTGACTCGGCAGGTCCTACAAGTCCTAACGTCATCCTTCTACCAGGATATCACCGATGCCttccacaaacaaaaactgccAGAGCTGCTGACTGCAGGTGGGGTTCTGCTGTACGACCTCTTGCCTGAGCTCAATCGTTTGCTTAATAGTGACCGCAACTTCCTGCTGGGGACGTGGCTGGAGCGGGCCCGATCCTTCGCCCTGGATGAGAAGGAGGCACAGCTTTATGATATGAACGCCAGAAACCAGCTTACTCTGTGGGGTCCCAGTGGTGAGATTCTGGACTACGCCAGCAAAGAGTGGGGAGGCCTCATGGAGGACTATTACGGCCAGCGATGGGGCCTCTTTGTTAACACCCTGGTAGAATGTCTGGACAGCGGACGACCATTCAAGCAGGACGCCTTCAACCAGGCAGTTTTCCAGATAGAAAAGGGATTCACTTACAACAGCCGAAGATACCCGACCAAGCCTCAGGGTGACACGTATGAGATCGCCCGCAGGATCTTCCTCAAGTACTACCCACAGGCCTTAAAGAGACTATAG